The following are encoded together in the Zingiber officinale cultivar Zhangliang chromosome 8A, Zo_v1.1, whole genome shotgun sequence genome:
- the LOC122009889 gene encoding uncharacterized protein LOC122009889 isoform X1: MAASSGVSTTLVGTGPFLRSSSSTRSFSFLRSSSAFYCIGTRGPWRKLALQMSPRSDALVDLMEKQSVGASASVLEQFKISANRRRRNWIEKDLHEIIFYFIFFMFLYEIGIWIL, from the exons ATGGCGGCTTCCAGTGGCGTTTCGACAACCCTTGTAGGGACGGGGCCTTTCCTTCGAAGCAGCTCTTCCACCAGGTCATTCTCCTTTCTGAGGAGTTCCAGTGCCTTTTATTGCATTGGCACGAGAGGACCTTGGCGGAAGCTGGCTCTCCAGATGAGCCCTCGTTCTGATGCCTTGGTGGATCTCATGGAGAAGCAATCCGTGGGAGCTAGTGCCTCGGTGCTCGAGCAGTTCAAGATCTCCGCCAATC gTAGAAGAAGGAATTGGATTGAGAAGGATCTCCATGAGATTATcttctactttatctttttcatgTTTTTGTATGAGATTGGAATTTGGATACTATGA
- the LOC122009889 gene encoding uncharacterized protein LOC122009889 isoform X2, producing the protein MAASSGVSTTLVGTGPFLRSSSSTRSFSFLRSSSAFYCIGTRGPWRKLALQMSPRSDALVDLMEKQSVGASASVLEQFKISANHKDKGKGKMD; encoded by the exons ATGGCGGCTTCCAGTGGCGTTTCGACAACCCTTGTAGGGACGGGGCCTTTCCTTCGAAGCAGCTCTTCCACCAGGTCATTCTCCTTTCTGAGGAGTTCCAGTGCCTTTTATTGCATTGGCACGAGAGGACCTTGGCGGAAGCTGGCTCTCCAGATGAGCCCTCGTTCTGATGCCTTGGTGGATCTCATGGAGAAGCAATCCGTGGGAGCTAGTGCCTCGGTGCTCGAGCAGTTCAAGATCTCCGCCAATC ataaag ataaaggtaaaggaaagatggactag